In the genome of Rhopalosiphum padi isolate XX-2018 chromosome 1, ASM2088224v1, whole genome shotgun sequence, the window AGAATTATAACTATCGAACCAGAATAAATATTTCACGGTCTGACTCATCCACgggaaatgtaaaaaattactattttttatttacttatattattatttatgaagtaCTATATtcgattataattgataaataaaattacatatatgagtatatatttaattttttcatataagaAAAGGCTTATTCgcattcatattaataatatgtagatccAGACATACAATCATATTTTGtagctaaatttttaatttttaaaaatgatgaatCAAGTTCAGCAAAATTAAGTTTGATTGTTTGaatgattttttgaaaacatcTTGAACCTCAAATCTATTATTTCCATTTGAAGCTCAAGAGGAACAtcgtcaatattaatattaaatgggaGAGTAATTCAtcgaataattgaaaatattgtgaGTATCGTTTAACATTTTGAGAgcgattattaaatttatatttaagtgtcGAAAtagattcaataaatttaactgatgaaattgaaaatgttgataattcaAAAAGGATTTTTACtagcaaaaaaatatgttaattcatttttttcaagatGAGattgtaaaagtttaaaatttacttcAAAAGACTTAATATGAGACCACATATCAGGATTAAGTTGATTTTTaccttcttcttcttcttcttcttcttcttcctaGGCTACTAGCGGTCCATTGAGGACCATCGCCGCTTCTAAAATGCCTTTCCACTTCTCCCTATCTAATGCCGCTTCCATATCTAGCAACGGGTTGATCTTCTTTAGATCTTTTTCTATTCTATCACACCATCTCTGCCGGGGTCTGTCTCTTGGTCTTTTCCCCGTTATTTTGCTTTCCATGACTTTCTTAATTAACGTGTCTTCGGCTCGCCAGATATGACCTGCCCATTCCAACCTCTTTCTGATTAAGAAATGTCGTATACTCGGTTTATTGTATAGTTGCCGTaaattttcattgatttttaccttacagttttatattaagttcattcatatacttcaatatatcaaaaaataacgcCAGTTTAGAAATCCgagattattttaaagaaatatttttaagcatagAAAGCGTCTTTTcccttttattttgaaaaatcttaTAGTTTTTgacgtaataaataatgtacaattcaatcatttaattatcatatataatatatataatgtgtagatTTAAGAaaatagctaaaaatatgatatatagttCAATTTAATTGTCATTTTGGAGCGAGCCACATGGAATAGTCACGCAGGCCGCTATTTGTCGACCACcgttatacagtatacaatataatatacaatttgatttTGGCTGAATATTTTCGttcttataaacataatttattggataaagtaaatatattatttataagacatTGAGTTCGTATATTATccgaataatttgtaaatattattatctatggcCGAGTAGAATGtagcaaaattaaataaaataaagattaataatttaataagctaATAGaatcttatttataaatcttattcttatttttaaaactatggtTTGGTTTTTTGAACCTTATTTATAAAGTCATAGCatatacaataaatgtttttattttatcatttttttgtatttcagtTCATCAATCGTCCTTATAATGTTcataagctatattataatgttttaataaatattagtataatatatgaatacaattattcTTCTAATTCTTCGGCGCTTATTTTAATGTCAGGATAACTGGTAAACGACATAATTTCCATTTTTTGGGTTACCTACaacaatattcaatacattatataaatataatacactaaatgcatttaataattacGTTATGCAAACAATAACTAGTAATCTACCTTAAAAGTAGGATACAGAAGAGATTTGTTTGTTCTCAAATTTATTCCCTTTGAATAACCATTCCatagattattaataacttCGATTTCGTCGCCCACTTGTAGATCCATCTCTTGCGGTCCGTTTGCTTTATGAGGCAATACAGCAACATTCAATCTACGAATTtggttgttaaaataatatacgtcatcTAGCGAAGCAAACTGAGCTGATGCATCTTCAAATTTGATAccattcattatttcataagCCAATCGGCATACCTTAAAGGAGAAGTTAGGTGTTAAAAATGtcaagtttttatttcaatatatcaaacaaattttaattcaatttggtttatctaacttttttaaaaaaatttaaaattttaaaattcacgatttatattttcttaattataatatataattgaagcTAATAGAAACTTAAGCTTCTAAACacaagtttatatattatcatacattcaCGTTGTATTAATTTGTCCAATTATGCTTCATTTCTGTGATTaccaatatcaatatttataataatttattaattacaaaaattgataactcataatacagaaaaattatttaaaataaaaaatagattaaataaatgaaatgcatagtaattgtattttaaaatatatataaattcataaagtcaataataaaagaagataaaaataaaaatatgagtacctatataatataacttcacaatagctaatattaaaatatactaacatatgactataagttataagtactttAAGAAActgcaaaatgttttattaattgaatactaattaatattgttaatacatataatttaatatacataatataataattggattatatttattttgatttcttGTATACACAAGTTGAACAcaatttttatggaattatatagttaattattactgattaaaaaacttttataaatcaagaataaacttaataatattcggTCACTTGAAGAATGGGTTTATCTAATGTGttgtaattttagtaaaataatgattttgacGTACATGTGATGAAAAAGTGCAAACTAAATAGTCACAccgagataaaaaatatatatcaatgttGATATTCATAATGGAATTGTCCAACTCTCGGGATTTTACGGACTCAGTTTCTGATAATTCTGCATCTCCTAGTATTTGGTATTCAGGATACCTAAGACATAGTActgttataattatgtaaaaaaaaaatcaactttaaCTTGCTTGTCATAAGCTTCATTAAATAACGTTGGGTCGTCTGTagctaaataaatttttttgggGTTAAATATGCCATTTGATTCTTGTAGCTTGTAATAATCTTCGACGTGGTACATGTATTCTTCTAGTGTATGAAACGGACTTATATTGTCGGTTCGTCTGATGTGCAcgctaaaaaatgtataattatttataccaattttacagtgtttttgtaattttataataaacctaaGCTCTGCATACTTTGTATTAACTGTGATAAGTCTTTTCCATCATTCATTGATGTTTATCAGACTACCACAGAAGGAATAGATGTTTTTTTAGCGAGTTTttagttaatactaataatactctATCTAAGTAACACGGCGTATTGTATATGCAATTTTAATACTtcgttttacatattaatattattattattaggcacaacataatattaattatgatagtGAATGGtagcaaataattattatcataatatcatgttttatgagtattttaccatattattaactgttttagtaaattaaaaataataaatagtatttacatcaatgatatactatttagttttatattatattattttgtaaaaaaaaattttatttttagttcaatatttatttcaatttatcctCCCCGTTATATGGTGATATATAGTGTATgatgtttttaacaattttttaaagaataagtACACCTTTTGATCGACAatacgtattaaaaattattgaattattatgacgagcaaatttgttttatataaatgacaTCTGACGTCCAAAAAATgtcaaagtatataaattatagataataatatttacccgACAACTGGGCCACTGAATTCGAAAAAGTTTTcgtaaatttcaaaaatgtcaatAGTTGATATTTGTGGCCGTATTATATAGTTGACGAATTGGCCAATCAACCAAACGGCAGGATCGCCGTGCAAGACGTTTAATCTATGGCTCAAGTCTTCGGGCAGTATTAGCGGATTAAACGGCTTTGGCTGTGGTTTTTGCTCACGATTTGGGCCACCAAGCTCTGTGATGGGAAGACTAAGATTCACCACTTGAACACTTTCATCGCCTATATATGAAtggaaacattattttataatatcgcaTATTTGTACTAGTACTTATTTGTTAATGGCCAATCTTGTAATATGTTTGAGTAGATAAgagtatttaaatagttttctagtattttaaatatttcctaagtatttgtttattttatttaaaagtacttTTTTCGAAAGATATTTATTTCGAAACGCAATAgggtttaattatttaaaaaaccgtATCTCATATCTGTAgtagaaaaatgtattcaaatataaagGCACTTTTGAATGAAATTTCACATGTCTTGACGGACTGATGATAAATcagttacaatataaaataacaattctaaaattattttttttaatactacctGTAATGCCGTCGGAAAACAtggttataatgaaaaataatattacctggCCAAGGCAGAACCGTTTCGTTTCTGTTTATTGACGTGCATATATTGCTTAGCGGGAAAAACAGCGATGTAAATCCATCACTAGTGAACCCCCAATTATGGGGATTGTCTAGGACCAAAGTTCTCTTGGTAGCGTATGCTACAACCATGCAATTGACGAGATGGTGTAGGCGACAACCATATCCACACGACCGATGGTCCTAAGCGTAAACAGTCGAATATACGACTCATACTTTTGCAAGGTCTGTCATACTAACAATCCGACTTAAACATTTTGActccaaattaaattttattttgttaaaagtctaaaaacaattttgtttttaatctcgCCTTTAGCACACCAGCTGCATCTTAAagaacaaaaattgaaattgctATGTGCTTGGTTAGaaactaaaatatgttattatgaaaacaaaatatttttaaaaatatattatttaatttggagTAGAAATTTTTATGTCGGGGCGCTGGTGTGACGAAcctgcatatttttgcatacaaTTCTACGACGGAAGTTATGCATATTACAGATTTTTGAtaagtatactaatattatgtagacatTGATATTTACTGAGATTAAGTTGCACGCGAGTTTTTTCGCTTTGGAACAGTCTTGCGGATTTTGTAAAATTCTTATCCTTTTTTTGACTAGAGTACTCAAATAGATGTATTCTTTTCGTCTCCACTGTGCATAGCCATCGACTTCGGTCAGTTTGTCGATGTCATTCAATAATGATCTATAATGTTCGTCAATAGTTGTTTTCATATGAATTATAaacggtaatttttttttgaccgATGTCGCCAATAACTGCAGTTCAAAACTGATGTAGTACCAAAACTCCTTCATGTTGGAATAAATGCGGCGACGTAGAAGTTCATAATCTTCAGACGGTccgtttaattgtttttgttttgagttctataatatatttaatattttgattaacatGTATATAAATGCGTTTATATACGGTATCCGGTAtctaacaaattttattattatctttttttaactattaagaatattttagattctgaacggagtattgaatttattggttttaaaatgacGTAGTGTATATTTTGTGTGATGTCTCGGATCTCTTTAGGAGtagtaaaaatactttgatCTCTAACTCTGAGAGTTGTTCTCAAAGGCGTAGCCAGGGGGAGGGGTTCAGGGTTCAGGGTTCAGACCCCCGacattttttcttgaaataaaattgaataggtttaaatgcctattatatttaaaacttgtataatataacatatattttatactctaaCCCCCCAGAATTTTTTTCTGGCTACGGTCATGGTTGTTCTAGTGGATAAAATTGCTAGTTAGTACTTTGAAGTGACCCAGAGTGAAAAATTTCCaggtacttttcaaaataataaacaattttaaatcttttttattatatattattaatatcagtctatagtctatacatatatataatatctatttcatTGATTATAGTTGGGTATTCATGGATTTAAAGGtaatgtttttacttattagttattattaatacagccaatcactgatgtatttcaataaataaatattttttttgtaactatatttttatgtttatcttataaaaattgaaatgcatatttttgcatattttggtaaacaaaatgcatgttttacaatttttattgcatacaaatccctggtaattaattattgttacagttatgactattattacaataagtaatgagttaaattattttgatttattaagtacaaaaataatatcaattgtaCGACAATTTTAGTTGAAATATTGTGGTTACTAGTGATAAGAAGTTATTTGATAACATTAATTAACGACAGTAGTGCTATATCACGGTATTGTCACAGTTAATGGTTAGTGTACGACACTGCACGTCGTGTACGGTATGATGATCCTATAGTACCATTAACGTTAtcagttataaataaacaataattgtatattcatcCATTTGTGACATAATAGTAACAGATTTGGTTTTTTATAGTATCGGTCCAACCCTAATTTGAACAAAATGGCCATAGTTTTGAAgaagtattattattctataatcagAAAGCttagaaacaaatattttgacacAAATTAGGTGGACAGTATTATTCTAAAATCGATTTCTATTGAGGatattgaatttcaaaataGGTATGTACATCaacgtacattttataaaacatattttaagtgagatgcacatatttttataattttaattgatgtaACAAaagctattttataatacatcaaaataatatgaaaatcttCGGTTAATGAAAAAACgatactataaatgtatacgcGGATACTTACACTATTTTTGAAGATTCTTAGtctgaaaacatattatatttatgtacaaaaaaaaaaataataaacattatataatatttattatgataatcatGTATGGTAAATATGTATGATAGGGTGTCCCACGGAGATCTgtcaaatgaaataataaaataaattttgttcctattaatatttaaaaaaaattcttttaaatataattcatagatattatttgttctacatttttagtataggtacatttgttattttttaataccgaaaataaaaaatttaaaaatgtataaacattttttttcaaaatagccAATTAGTAAatctgattttaaaaaaaatatatggtaaaaacatttatttaaatcaagtggctgattttttacattttttttaaatatcaatattcccGTTAGGTAAATTACGATCTAGTTTATgtgttaaaaacattaaaatttcaaaaaagatacatttttttaaaaatattttatatgaacatttttaaataggtgcatgttaatctaattatttttttattgtattacataaacTAGATCTTAATTTACTCAacgagaatattaatatttaaaaaaattgtaaaaatcagccacttgatttaaataaatgtttgtaccatctaaaattttttttaaattagattcacATATTggctattttgaatatttttgacatttttttatcaattttttagtttttcattttcagtattaaaaaattaaaaactaaaaatgtagcgCAAGtgtctatgaattatatttaaaagaatgtttttaaaaatattaattagaacaaaagttatttcatttgtcAGATCTCCGAGGGACACTctataataagtatgtaatatagTGTACCTACCTTTGAGTTAAGCCGATAACTTGTTGTTTTAgttcaacattatttttatgcagATTATCGAGTTCTAAAAGAACATTGGTTAACTTTTCTTTTAGATTTTCTT includes:
- the LOC132918214 gene encoding alpha-(1,6)-fucosyltransferase-like, which gives rise to MKIYQFWQKIIILFILLWIYLLLVNINRKRQEADDIFEENLKEKLTNVLLELDNLHKNNVELKQQVIGLTQRLRIFKNSNSKQKQLNGPSEDYELLRRRIYSNMKEFWYYISFELQLLATSVKKKLPFIIHMKTTIDEHYRSLLNDIDKLTEVDGYAQWRRKEYIYLSTLVKKRIRILQNPQDCSKAKKLACNLISDHRSCGYGCRLHHLVNCMVVAYATKRTLVLDNPHNWGFTSDGFTSLFFPLSNICTSINRNETVLPWPGDESVQVVNLSLPITELGGPNREQKPQPKPFNPLILPEDLSHRLNVLHGDPAVWLIGQFVNYIIRPQISTIDIFEIYENFFEFSGPVVGVHIRRTDNISPFHTLEEYMYHVEDYYKLQESNGIFNPKKIYLATDDPTLFNEAYDKYPEYQILGDAELSETESVKSRELDNSIMNINIDIYFLSRCDYLVCTFSSHVCRLAYEIMNGIKFEDASAQFASLDDVYYFNNQIRRLNVAVLPHKANGPQEMDLQVGDEIEVINNLWNGYSKGINLRTNKSLLYPTFKVTQKMEIMSFTSYPDIKISAEELEE